A part of Saccopteryx bilineata isolate mSacBil1 chromosome 8, mSacBil1_pri_phased_curated, whole genome shotgun sequence genomic DNA contains:
- the TMEM45A gene encoding transmembrane protein 45A, whose product MGSFKGHALPGAFFFIMGIWWTLKSVLRYACRKHKRISYLGTKVLFHRIEILEGIIIIFMAITGMLGEQFIVGGPHLSLYNYEEGQWVQLLGWHHTTMYFFFGLLGVANILCATISSLPKSLSKLMLSNALFVEAFIFYNHTHGREMLDIFVHQLLVLVIFLAALMAFLEVFARNNLTVELLRVSFILLQGNWFWQIGFVLYPPSGGPAWDPKDHDNIMFLTICFCWHYAFTFIVIGLVYAFVIWLVKSRLHRFCSSEVGLLKNVEREHESEEEM is encoded by the exons ATGGGGAGTTTCAAGGGTCATGCTCTCCCTGgagcttttttctttatcatggGTATTTGGTGGACTCTGAAGAGTGTTCTGAGGTATGCCTGCAGAAAACACAAGCGGATCTCCTATCTTGGTACCAAAGTATTATTCCATCGAATAGAAATTTTGGAAGGAATCATAATAATCTTCATGGCTATAACTG GTATGCTTGGGGAGCAGTTTATTGTTGGCGGGCCCCACCTGTCCTTGTATAACTATGAAGAAGGCCAGTGGGTCCAACTCCTGGGCTGGCATCATACTACCATGTATTTCTTCTTCGGGCTGCTGGGTGTGGCAAACATCTTATGTGCCACCATCAGTTCACTGCCTAAGTCTTTAAGCAAGTTAATGTTGTCAAATGCCTTATTTGTGGAGG CATTTATTTTCTACAACCACACTCATGGCCGGGAAATGCTGGACATCTTTGTGCACCAGCTGCTGGTCTTGGTCATCTTTCTGGCAGCCCTGATGGCCTTCCTGGAGGTCTTTGCACGTAACAATTTAACCGTGGAGCTTCTGCGTGTCAGCTTTATCCTGCTCCAAGGGAACTGGTTCTGGCAG ATTGGTTTTGTCCTCTATCCCCCCAGTGGAGGTCCTGCATGGGATCCAAAGGACCATGACAACATTATGTTTCTCACCATATGCTTTTGTTGGCATTATGCATTCACCTTTATTGTTATTGGACTGGTTTACGCTTTTGTCATCTG GTTGGTTAAATCTCGACTTCACAGGTTCTGCTCTTCAGAAGTTGGACTCCTGAAAAATGTTGAACGAGAACATGAGTCAGAAGAAGAGATGTGA